Proteins encoded in a region of the Halothiobacillus diazotrophicus genome:
- the ruvX gene encoding Holliday junction resolvase RuvX gives MTGTPGTWIAFDYGAWRMGIAVGEQLIGSSRPLTTIAHQNAHQIEWQAIADLVTEWRPVGFVLGWPLTDDGQTYPVAEFIRRFGRRLSGRFNLPVHYVDERLSSEQAELALTARHGKQAVKKNPGLIDSQAAAIILDTFFSQNPGTAADSPPQP, from the coding sequence ATGACGGGCACACCCGGCACCTGGATCGCGTTCGACTACGGGGCGTGGCGGATGGGCATCGCCGTCGGCGAGCAGCTGATCGGCTCATCGCGGCCATTGACCACCATTGCCCATCAGAACGCCCACCAGATCGAATGGCAGGCCATCGCCGACCTCGTGACCGAATGGCGGCCGGTGGGATTCGTTCTGGGCTGGCCCCTGACGGATGACGGCCAGACCTACCCCGTAGCCGAATTCATCCGTCGTTTCGGTCGACGGCTTTCGGGTCGATTCAACCTGCCGGTGCATTACGTGGACGAACGCCTGAGCTCCGAGCAGGCCGAACTGGCGCTGACCGCGCGACACGGCAAACAGGCCGTAAAAAAAAATCCGGGTCTGATTGACTCCCAGGCCGCGGCGATTATTCTTGACACGTTTTTCAGCCAGAATCCGGGCACCGCTGCCGATTCTCCCCCGCAGCCCTAA
- the pyrR gene encoding bifunctional pyr operon transcriptional regulator/uracil phosphoribosyltransferase PyrR yields the protein MMPSTPDTPTLSPIDGLMDQIHHDLQQAIDQGILTDPLMVGIHSGGVWVAEALRQRLGLPDPLGKLNITFYRDDFDTIGLHPQVAPSQLPVDIDGRDVILVDDVLYTGRTIRAALNELFDYGRPARIWLAVVYERDGRELPIAAQTVGQRLALSPLQQIHVDGPAPLSARIVTREEPR from the coding sequence ATGATGCCATCAACGCCGGATACGCCCACCCTCAGTCCGATCGACGGTCTGATGGACCAGATCCACCACGACCTGCAGCAGGCCATCGATCAGGGCATCCTGACCGATCCCCTGATGGTCGGCATCCACAGCGGCGGCGTGTGGGTAGCCGAAGCGCTGCGCCAGCGCCTCGGCCTGCCCGACCCGCTGGGCAAGCTCAACATCACCTTCTATCGGGACGACTTCGACACCATCGGCCTGCATCCGCAGGTGGCGCCGTCGCAGCTGCCGGTCGACATCGACGGCCGGGATGTCATCCTGGTGGACGACGTGCTCTATACCGGACGGACGATCCGCGCCGCGCTGAACGAACTCTTCGATTACGGCCGACCGGCACGCATCTGGTTGGCCGTCGTCTACGAACGGGACGGTCGCGAGTTGCCCATCGCCGCGCAGACCGTCGGCCAGCGGCTGGCGCTCAGCCCCTTGCAACAGATCCATGTCGATGGCCCGGCCCCCCTGAGCGCCCGCATCGTGACCCGAGAGGAACCCCGCTGA
- a CDS encoding aspartate carbamoyltransferase catalytic subunit, whose protein sequence is MAVNFVRPIIPKLAKDPWAIQFDSQGHLKHLLTIEGLGPTWITRILDTAEGFMSVTDREIKKVPLLRGRTVVNLFFESSTRTRTTFELAAKRLSADVLNINLSTSATTKGESLLDTLRNIEAMQADMFVVRHDQSGAAHFIARHVAPHVSVLNAGDGWHAHPTQALLDAFTIRRIKGDFAPLRIAIVGDIKHSRVARSQIHAFNSLNVGELRVIGPRTLIPNDIEPLGVRVFHDMKSGLKDVDVIIMLRLQRERMESGLLPTEQEFYRLYGLTEEKLRWAKPDAIVMHPGPANRGVEIESRVADGPQSVILEQVSNGIGVRMAVMALCMSASTDS, encoded by the coding sequence ATGGCCGTGAACTTCGTCCGACCGATCATCCCCAAGCTGGCCAAGGACCCCTGGGCGATTCAGTTCGACAGTCAGGGGCATCTCAAGCACCTGCTGACGATCGAGGGCCTCGGTCCGACCTGGATCACGCGCATTCTCGACACGGCGGAAGGCTTCATGTCGGTCACTGACCGCGAGATCAAGAAGGTGCCGCTGCTGCGCGGGCGCACCGTGGTCAACCTGTTTTTCGAATCGTCCACCCGCACCCGCACCACCTTCGAACTGGCGGCCAAGCGACTGTCGGCGGACGTGCTGAACATCAACCTGTCGACCTCGGCCACGACCAAGGGCGAGAGTCTGCTGGACACCCTGCGCAACATCGAGGCCATGCAGGCCGACATGTTCGTGGTGCGACACGACCAATCCGGCGCCGCGCACTTCATCGCCCGCCACGTTGCGCCGCATGTGTCGGTCCTGAACGCCGGGGACGGCTGGCATGCCCACCCCACCCAGGCCCTGCTCGACGCCTTCACCATCCGTCGCATCAAGGGGGATTTCGCCCCGCTGCGCATCGCGATCGTCGGCGACATCAAGCATTCCCGCGTCGCCCGTTCGCAGATCCACGCCTTCAATTCGCTGAACGTCGGCGAACTGCGGGTCATCGGTCCGCGCACCTTGATCCCGAACGACATCGAACCGCTGGGCGTCCGCGTGTTCCACGACATGAAGAGCGGCCTGAAGGACGTGGACGTCATCATCATGCTGCGCCTGCAACGGGAACGGATGGAATCGGGCCTGCTGCCCACCGAACAGGAGTTCTATCGCCTGTACGGCCTTACCGAGGAAAAACTCCGCTGGGCGAAACCCGATGCCATCGTCATGCACCCCGGCCCCGCCAACCGAGGCGTGGAGATCGAGTCCCGGGTGGCCGACGGACCGCAATCGGTCATTCTTGAGCAGGTTTCCAACGGCATTGGCGTGCGCATGGCCGTGATGGCCCTGTGCATGAGCGCGAGTACAGATTCATGA